A portion of the Kineosporia corallincola genome contains these proteins:
- the mctP gene encoding monocarboxylate uptake permease MctP, whose product MPHASDHITELVVFTALFALVSIMGFAAARWRRAESLDHLNEWGLGGRNFGTWVTWFLLGGDLYTAYTFVAVPALVFSAGAIGFYAIPYSIVIYPLAFLVVTRLWSVSYRNGYVTPADFVRGRFGSPTLALLVALTGIVATMPYIALQLVGIEAVLKVMGVTGHLPIVIAFLILALYTYSSGLRAPALIAFVKDGLIYLVIIVAVIVIPYKLGGWDVIFGRAEEALSQTSPATGQPKGSLLLTANNQLQYITLALGSGLAVFLYPHSLTSVLAAKDRNAIKRNMSALPAYSFLLGLIALLGYMALAATQDFGVGPLVDADGSVDTNTIVPVLFDKMFPDWFAGVAYATIGIGALVPAAIMSIAAANLFTRNVYKEYLRKDATPAQEAKVSKLASLVVKLGAVAAIVFLDPQFAIDLQLIGGVLILQTLPSVAIGVYTRWLHPWALTSGLVAGLAVGIGMLYQIPNAATGKEHFGGSAYRLSLAGLDSDKQIYVGFVAVLANLAVTVLLTLVLRRAGAPELPDATQEADYTVDRAPDSAPPAASGEAAVATGD is encoded by the coding sequence ATGCCGCACGCCTCCGACCACATCACCGAACTCGTGGTATTCACCGCACTTTTCGCCCTGGTCTCGATCATGGGCTTCGCGGCCGCCCGCTGGCGGCGCGCCGAATCGCTCGACCACCTGAACGAATGGGGTCTGGGTGGAAGGAATTTCGGCACCTGGGTGACCTGGTTCCTGCTCGGCGGTGACCTCTACACCGCCTACACCTTCGTCGCCGTCCCGGCGCTGGTGTTCTCGGCGGGCGCGATCGGCTTCTACGCCATCCCGTACTCCATCGTCATCTACCCGCTGGCGTTCCTGGTGGTCACCCGGCTGTGGTCGGTGAGCTACCGGAACGGCTACGTCACCCCGGCCGACTTCGTCCGGGGCCGCTTCGGTTCCCCCACCCTGGCCCTGCTGGTGGCGCTCACCGGGATCGTCGCCACCATGCCGTACATCGCGTTGCAGCTGGTCGGCATCGAGGCGGTGCTGAAGGTGATGGGCGTGACCGGCCACCTGCCGATCGTCATCGCGTTCCTGATCCTCGCCCTGTACACGTACAGCTCCGGGCTGCGGGCACCGGCGCTGATCGCGTTCGTCAAGGACGGGCTGATCTACCTGGTCATCATCGTCGCGGTGATCGTGATCCCGTACAAGCTCGGCGGCTGGGACGTGATCTTCGGCCGGGCCGAGGAGGCGCTGTCCCAGACCAGCCCGGCCACCGGGCAGCCCAAGGGCAGCCTGCTGCTGACCGCGAACAACCAGCTGCAATACATCACCCTGGCGCTCGGTTCCGGGCTCGCCGTGTTCCTCTACCCGCACTCGCTGACCAGCGTGCTGGCCGCCAAGGACCGTAACGCGATCAAGCGGAACATGTCCGCGCTGCCGGCCTACAGCTTCCTGCTCGGGCTGATCGCGCTGCTGGGCTACATGGCGCTGGCCGCCACCCAGGACTTCGGCGTGGGCCCGCTGGTCGACGCGGACGGCTCGGTCGACACCAACACGATCGTGCCGGTGCTGTTCGACAAGATGTTCCCGGACTGGTTCGCCGGTGTCGCCTACGCGACCATCGGCATCGGGGCGCTGGTGCCCGCCGCGATCATGTCGATCGCCGCGGCGAACCTGTTCACCCGCAACGTCTACAAGGAGTACCTGCGCAAGGACGCCACCCCGGCGCAGGAGGCCAAGGTCAGCAAGCTGGCCTCGCTGGTGGTCAAGCTCGGCGCGGTCGCGGCCATCGTCTTCCTCGACCCGCAGTTCGCCATCGACCTGCAACTCATCGGCGGCGTGCTGATCCTCCAGACCCTGCCCTCGGTCGCGATCGGGGTGTACACCCGCTGGCTGCACCCCTGGGCGCTCACCTCCGGTCTGGTCGCCGGGCTCGCCGTCGGGATCGGGATGCTCTACCAGATCCCGAACGCGGCCACCGGCAAGGAGCACTTCGGCGGCTCGGCCTACCGGCTGTCACTGGCCGGGCTCGACAGCGACAAGCAGATCTACGTCGGCTTCGTCGCCGTGCTGGCCAACCTGGCCGTCACCGTCCTGCTCACCCTGGTACTGCGCCGAGCGGGTGCCCCGGAGCTGCCCGATGCCACCCAGGAGGCCGATTACACGGTCGACCGGGCCCCCGACTCGGCCCCGCCGGCCGCCTCCGGGGAGGCCGCCGTGGCCACCGGGGATTAG
- a CDS encoding MMPL family transporter, whose amino-acid sequence MSTLLYALGRRAYRGRRWVAALWVLILVALAVGATTLGTGTTNVFRIPGTASQDALDQLGDRFPELSGGQAQVVVVAPEGTAITSTEMKTAVQTSLAAIAKVDGVTAVVDPYNEQVQGALSQDGQVALGTVQVESDWRDHEDAIRDGIEAAAQPIEDAGATVEFGGEVFQVSLPSVSPTEGIGVVIALVILIITFGSFLAAGLPLLTALLGVGVAMAAIFTVTPLVDVSSTVPLLALMIGLAVGIDYALLIVSRHRDQLRDGLDPEESAARAVAKAGSAVVFAGLTVMIALIGLAVARIPFLTVMGVAAAGAVLVAVLVALTLLPALLGFLGARLTPKSTGDTERHRFANGWLRAVVRWPVVTVLIVVVGVGALAIPAKDLRLALTDNGTAASDTTQRKAFDLVADHFGPGANAPLLVTAELPAGTDPQTLLGQLATELGGLDHVAGVSSAAVNSDGDMAVVALIPTGSASSEATADLVNEIRDSAPALEKKYGVQVGVTGQTALAIDISDRLSGALLPFGVLVVGLSLILLGAVFRSVAVPVKAALGYLLSVGASFGAVTAVFEWGWLSDLLGVQRVGPVISFMPIILMGVLFGLAMDYEVFLVARIREEFVHNGGDARKALHTGYASGSRVVTAAALIMVSVFASFVPEGDANIKPIALALTVGVFVDAFVVRMIFVPAVLALLGRSAWWIPRWLDRVLPRLDVEGEGLEKKLQERQPSTV is encoded by the coding sequence ATGTCCACGTTGCTGTACGCGCTGGGTCGGCGCGCCTATCGGGGCCGGCGCTGGGTCGCCGCCCTCTGGGTGCTGATCCTGGTCGCACTCGCCGTCGGGGCGACGACGCTCGGCACCGGCACCACCAATGTCTTCCGGATTCCCGGTACCGCGTCGCAGGACGCCCTCGACCAGCTCGGCGACCGCTTCCCCGAGCTGAGCGGCGGTCAGGCGCAGGTGGTCGTGGTCGCCCCCGAGGGCACCGCGATCACCAGCACCGAGATGAAGACGGCCGTGCAGACCTCGCTGGCCGCGATCGCGAAGGTGGACGGCGTCACCGCGGTCGTCGACCCGTACAACGAGCAGGTACAGGGGGCGCTGTCGCAGGACGGTCAGGTCGCGCTCGGCACCGTGCAGGTGGAGAGCGACTGGCGCGACCACGAGGACGCCATCCGCGACGGCATCGAGGCCGCCGCCCAGCCGATCGAGGACGCCGGTGCCACCGTCGAGTTCGGTGGCGAGGTGTTCCAGGTGTCGCTGCCCTCGGTGAGCCCGACCGAGGGGATCGGGGTGGTCATCGCCCTGGTCATCCTGATCATCACGTTCGGCTCGTTCCTCGCCGCCGGGCTGCCCCTGCTCACCGCGCTGCTCGGCGTCGGTGTCGCGATGGCCGCGATCTTCACCGTCACCCCGCTGGTCGACGTGTCCAGCACGGTGCCACTGCTGGCGCTGATGATCGGCCTGGCCGTCGGCATCGACTACGCCCTGCTGATCGTGTCGCGCCACCGCGACCAACTGCGTGACGGCCTCGACCCGGAGGAGTCGGCGGCCCGCGCCGTGGCCAAGGCCGGCTCGGCCGTGGTGTTCGCCGGCCTGACCGTGATGATCGCCCTGATCGGCCTGGCCGTGGCCCGCATTCCGTTCCTCACCGTGATGGGGGTGGCCGCGGCCGGGGCCGTGCTGGTCGCCGTGCTGGTCGCGCTCACTCTGCTGCCCGCCCTGCTCGGGTTCCTCGGCGCCCGGCTGACGCCGAAGAGCACCGGTGACACCGAACGTCACCGCTTCGCCAACGGCTGGCTGCGCGCCGTGGTGCGCTGGCCGGTGGTGACCGTCCTGATCGTCGTGGTCGGCGTCGGCGCCCTGGCGATCCCGGCCAAGGACTTGCGGCTGGCCCTGACCGACAACGGCACCGCCGCCTCGGACACCACCCAGCGCAAGGCCTTCGACCTGGTGGCCGACCACTTCGGCCCGGGTGCCAACGCCCCGCTGCTGGTCACCGCGGAACTACCGGCCGGCACCGACCCGCAGACCCTGCTCGGGCAGCTGGCCACCGAGCTCGGCGGCCTGGACCACGTGGCCGGGGTCAGCTCCGCGGCCGTCAACTCCGACGGTGACATGGCCGTGGTCGCGCTGATCCCGACCGGCAGCGCCTCCTCCGAGGCCACCGCCGACCTGGTCAACGAGATCCGGGACAGTGCACCGGCCCTGGAGAAGAAGTACGGCGTGCAGGTCGGGGTCACCGGCCAGACCGCGCTGGCCATCGACATCTCCGACCGGCTGTCCGGCGCCCTGCTGCCCTTCGGCGTCCTCGTGGTCGGGCTCTCGCTGATCCTGCTCGGCGCCGTGTTCCGGTCGGTCGCCGTGCCGGTCAAGGCGGCCCTGGGCTACCTGCTCTCGGTCGGCGCCTCGTTCGGGGCCGTCACCGCCGTGTTCGAGTGGGGCTGGCTGTCCGACCTGCTCGGTGTGCAGCGGGTCGGCCCGGTGATCAGCTTCATGCCGATCATCCTGATGGGCGTGCTGTTCGGCCTGGCGATGGACTACGAGGTGTTCCTGGTGGCCCGGATCCGCGAGGAGTTCGTGCACAACGGCGGTGACGCCCGCAAGGCCCTGCACACCGGCTACGCCAGTGGCTCCCGGGTGGTCACGGCCGCCGCGCTGATCATGGTCTCGGTGTTCGCCTCGTTCGTGCCGGAGGGCGACGCCAACATCAAGCCGATCGCCCTGGCCCTGACCGTCGGGGTGTTCGTCGACGCCTTCGTGGTGCGAATGATCTTCGTGCCGGCGGTCCTGGCCCTGCTCGGCCGCTCGGCCTGGTGGATCCCGCGCTGGCTGGACCGGGTGCTCCCGCGCCTGGACGTGGAGGGTGAGGGCCTGGAGAAGAAACTCCAGGAGCGGCAGCCCAGCACGGTCTGA
- a CDS encoding 4Fe-4S cluster-binding domain-containing protein: MTQGAGLSVAGVVGPVIHGQAASTGRRCSVVQLGGCNLSCTWCDSAFTWDSTRFDLSRELAVWSVPQIIEQAVACAPAAVIVSGGEPLLQQGAPAWPDLLAGLAAYEIGLETNGTVAPSNETLHGVSWITVSPKLAHAGDPAWARINGEVLVRWGRLARQLDIDFSFVVRDTADIATVTTLVTIHELPTERIWISPEGTHAAVVLPRLREIAGSTLAAGFNLSPRLNALVA; the protein is encoded by the coding sequence ATGACGCAGGGCGCGGGTCTCTCGGTCGCCGGCGTGGTGGGCCCGGTCATCCACGGCCAGGCCGCATCCACCGGCCGCCGCTGCTCGGTCGTCCAGCTCGGCGGCTGCAACCTGTCCTGCACCTGGTGCGACTCCGCCTTCACCTGGGACAGTACCCGTTTCGACCTGAGCCGCGAACTGGCCGTCTGGTCGGTGCCGCAGATCATCGAGCAGGCCGTGGCCTGCGCCCCGGCCGCCGTCATCGTCTCCGGCGGCGAGCCGCTGCTCCAGCAGGGCGCCCCGGCCTGGCCCGACCTGCTGGCCGGGCTGGCGGCCTACGAGATCGGCCTGGAGACCAACGGCACCGTCGCCCCCAGCAACGAGACTCTGCACGGGGTCAGCTGGATCACCGTGTCGCCCAAGCTGGCGCACGCCGGCGATCCGGCCTGGGCCCGCATCAACGGCGAGGTGCTGGTGCGCTGGGGCCGCCTGGCCCGGCAGCTCGACATCGACTTCAGCTTCGTGGTGCGCGACACCGCGGACATCGCCACCGTGACCACCCTGGTCACGATCCACGAACTACCCACCGAGCGGATCTGGATCAGCCCGGAGGGCACACACGCCGCCGTGGTGCTGCCCCGGCTGCGGGAGATCGCGGGCAGCACGCTGGCAGCCGGGTTCAATCTGTCGCCCCGGCTCAACGCCCTCGTCGCCTGA
- a CDS encoding DUF3311 domain-containing protein produces MSSPHPPEERPTGEAPRASDRSPWNWVLLVPIAVPLSTPLFNHLTPELLGFPLFYWLQLAFVLLGVGCTALVYNRTKRRD; encoded by the coding sequence ATGTCCTCCCCGCACCCTCCGGAGGAGCGCCCCACCGGCGAAGCCCCCCGGGCCTCGGACCGCAGTCCGTGGAACTGGGTCCTGCTGGTCCCGATCGCCGTCCCGCTGAGCACCCCGCTGTTCAACCACCTGACGCCGGAACTGCTGGGATTCCCGCTGTTCTACTGGTTGCAGCTGGCTTTCGTGCTGCTCGGCGTCGGCTGCACCGCCCTCGTCTACAACCGCACGAAGCGGAGGGACTGA
- the mctP gene encoding monocarboxylate uptake permease MctP, whose translation MPSASDHVTELVVFTLLFLLVSGMGFAAARWRRAESLDHLDEWGLGGRNFGTWITWFLLGGDLYTAYTFVAVPALVFASGAIGFYAVPYTILIYPMAFLVMTRLWSVSYRHGYVTPADFVRGRFGSPTLALLVAITGIVATMPYIALQLIGIEAVLKVMGVTGHLPIVIAFLILAVYTYSSGLRAPALIAFVKDTLIYLVIIVAVIVIPYKLGGWDVIFGSAETALGQTNPNTGAPKGSILLNANNQLQYITLALGSALALFLYPHSLTSVLAAKNRDTIKKNMSALPAYSFLLGLIALLGYMAIAAGIKPIGKDTNTIVPSLFDQMFPDWFAGVCYAAIGIGALVPASIMSIAAANLFTRNVYKEYLKKDATPAQEAATSKITSLVVKVGAVLVILFLDPQFAIDLQLIGGVLILQTLPSVALGVYTRWLHPWALSTGLIAGLAVGIGMLYQIPNPNNGKEHFGGSAYRLSLAGFDTDKQIYVGFVAVLANLIVAVLLTLVLRRAGAPDTPDATRPGDYTVDRSPDAPPPAASGEPAAVAGD comes from the coding sequence ATGCCGTCGGCCTCCGACCACGTCACCGAACTCGTGGTCTTCACGCTGCTGTTCCTGCTGGTCTCCGGGATGGGCTTCGCGGCCGCCCGCTGGCGGCGCGCCGAGTCGCTCGACCATCTGGACGAATGGGGTCTGGGCGGAAGGAATTTCGGCACCTGGATCACCTGGTTCCTGCTCGGTGGCGACCTTTACACGGCCTACACCTTCGTGGCGGTGCCCGCCCTGGTGTTCGCCTCCGGGGCGATCGGTTTCTACGCCGTCCCCTACACGATCCTGATCTACCCGATGGCGTTCCTGGTGATGACGCGGCTGTGGTCGGTCAGTTACCGGCACGGCTACGTCACCCCGGCCGACTTCGTGCGCGGACGCTTCGGCTCCCCCACCCTGGCCCTGCTGGTCGCGATCACCGGGATCGTCGCCACCATGCCCTACATCGCGTTGCAGCTGATCGGCATCGAGGCGGTGCTGAAGGTGATGGGCGTGACCGGGCATCTGCCGATCGTCATCGCGTTCCTGATTCTGGCGGTGTACACCTACAGCTCGGGCCTGCGCGCCCCGGCACTCATCGCGTTCGTCAAGGACACGCTGATCTACCTGGTCATCATCGTGGCCGTGATCGTGATCCCGTACAAGCTCGGCGGCTGGGACGTCATCTTCGGCAGCGCGGAAACGGCTCTGGGGCAGACCAATCCGAACACCGGGGCGCCCAAGGGCAGCATCCTGCTGAACGCGAACAACCAGCTGCAATACATCACCCTGGCCCTCGGCTCGGCCCTGGCGCTGTTCCTCTACCCGCACTCGCTGACCAGCGTGCTGGCGGCGAAGAACCGCGACACGATCAAGAAGAACATGTCCGCGCTGCCGGCCTACAGCTTCCTGCTCGGGCTGATCGCACTGCTCGGATACATGGCGATCGCCGCCGGGATCAAGCCGATCGGCAAGGACACCAACACGATCGTGCCCTCGCTGTTCGACCAGATGTTCCCGGACTGGTTCGCCGGGGTCTGTTACGCGGCGATCGGCATCGGGGCGCTGGTGCCGGCCTCGATCATGTCGATCGCGGCGGCGAACCTGTTCACCCGCAACGTGTACAAGGAGTACCTGAAGAAGGATGCCACCCCGGCCCAGGAGGCGGCCACCAGCAAGATCACCTCGCTGGTGGTGAAAGTCGGTGCCGTGCTGGTGATCCTGTTCCTCGACCCGCAGTTCGCGATCGACCTGCAACTGATCGGTGGGGTGCTGATCCTCCAGACCCTGCCGTCCGTGGCCCTCGGCGTGTACACCCGCTGGCTGCACCCGTGGGCGCTCAGCACCGGCCTGATCGCCGGGCTGGCGGTGGGGATCGGGATGCTCTACCAGATCCCCAACCCGAACAACGGCAAGGAGCACTTCGGCGGCTCCGCCTACCGGCTGTCGCTGGCCGGGTTCGACACCGACAAGCAGATCTACGTCGGCTTCGTCGCCGTGCTCGCCAACCTGATCGTCGCGGTCCTGCTCACCCTGGTGCTGCGCCGGGCCGGCGCCCCGGACACCCCGGACGCCACCCGGCCGGGCGACTACACGGTCGACCGGTCGCCCGACGCACCGCCGCCGGCCGCCTCGGGCGAGCCGGCCGCGGTCGCCGGGGACTGA
- a CDS encoding DUF3311 domain-containing protein: MSSTEPPEDQRSPDSSAWNWLLLVPIVIPLSTPLFNHETPRLAGFPLFYWLQLAFVLLGVGCTALVYNRTKRRD; encoded by the coding sequence ATGTCGTCCACGGAACCTCCGGAAGACCAGCGATCCCCGGACAGCAGCGCCTGGAACTGGCTCCTGCTCGTCCCGATCGTGATCCCGCTCAGCACACCGCTGTTCAACCACGAGACGCCCCGGCTGGCCGGGTTCCCGCTCTTCTACTGGTTGCAGCTGGCCTTCGTGCTGCTCGGCGTCGGCTGCACCGCCCTCGTCTACAACCGGACGAAGCGGAGGGACTGA
- a CDS encoding TetR/AcrR family transcriptional regulator has protein sequence MSQQQTISPRRAATRQRLLTAATTVIAERGVNGASVEAICEEAGFTRGAFYSNFATKEDLLHDLMVAKHAGLLDGIRRILDETDQAAPTNGVELIEDVVEKVLAANPVDRQSRLVDAEIGLFIVRNPELAPPLMRAMAPFREGLARLLVEGLERAGRRLVVDLDDAVNAIFAAYEAGSTWSTAAHDEAENLETCRRTLSLVIKAVSEPTV, from the coding sequence GTGAGTCAGCAGCAGACGATCAGCCCGCGACGGGCCGCCACCCGGCAGCGCCTGCTGACCGCAGCCACCACGGTGATCGCCGAGCGCGGTGTGAACGGCGCCAGCGTGGAGGCCATCTGTGAGGAGGCCGGCTTCACCCGGGGCGCCTTCTACTCCAACTTCGCCACCAAGGAAGACCTGCTCCACGACCTGATGGTGGCCAAGCACGCGGGCCTGCTCGACGGCATCCGCAGGATCCTCGACGAGACCGACCAGGCGGCACCCACTAACGGCGTGGAACTGATCGAGGACGTCGTGGAGAAGGTGCTCGCCGCGAACCCGGTCGACCGGCAGTCCCGGCTGGTGGACGCCGAGATCGGGCTGTTCATCGTGCGGAACCCGGAGCTGGCCCCGCCGCTCATGCGGGCCATGGCGCCGTTCCGGGAAGGCCTCGCCCGGCTGCTGGTCGAGGGCCTGGAACGGGCCGGCCGGCGCCTGGTGGTCGATCTGGACGACGCCGTGAACGCCATCTTCGCGGCCTACGAGGCCGGGTCGACCTGGTCCACCGCGGCGCACGACGAGGCCGAGAACCTGGAGACCTGCCGGCGCACCCTGAGCCTGGTGATCAAGGCGGTCTCGGAACCCACGGTCTGA
- a CDS encoding NUDIX hydrolase codes for MGADDELMHRAGLLRAGELTPAPPRPAATVALLRDSPAGPEVYLLRRVPKMAFAPGMYVFPGGSVDPADADGTHAWAGQWAGLLGTDEVSAVALVRAAVRETFEEAGVLLASSTGSIVVPEIERADLEARRITLTTLLDRHGLVLRPGLLAPLQHWITPELEPRRYDTWFFAAALPPGQEAREAGSEADDRVWATPAAALGSGMRLMPPTRAALTELARYATVAEVLAAEREIATVLPRFEVIGERLVRIDH; via the coding sequence GTGGGTGCCGATGACGAGCTGATGCACCGGGCCGGGCTGCTGCGGGCCGGTGAGCTGACGCCCGCCCCGCCCCGCCCGGCCGCGACCGTCGCCCTGCTGCGTGACTCGCCCGCCGGCCCGGAGGTCTACCTGCTGCGCCGGGTGCCGAAGATGGCCTTCGCCCCGGGGATGTACGTGTTCCCGGGCGGGTCGGTGGATCCGGCCGACGCGGACGGGACGCATGCCTGGGCCGGGCAGTGGGCGGGGCTGCTGGGCACGGACGAGGTGTCCGCCGTCGCCCTGGTGCGGGCGGCGGTGCGGGAGACGTTCGAGGAGGCGGGGGTCCTGCTGGCGTCGTCCACCGGTTCGATCGTGGTGCCCGAGATCGAGCGTGCCGACCTGGAGGCCCGCCGGATCACCCTCACCACCCTGCTCGACCGGCACGGCCTGGTGCTGCGGCCCGGGCTGCTGGCGCCGCTCCAGCACTGGATCACCCCGGAGCTGGAGCCGCGCCGCTACGACACCTGGTTCTTCGCGGCCGCCCTGCCTCCGGGTCAGGAGGCGCGCGAGGCCGGGAGCGAGGCGGACGACCGGGTCTGGGCCACCCCGGCCGCTGCGCTGGGGTCAGGGATGCGGCTGATGCCGCCGACCCGGGCCGCCCTGACCGAGCTCGCCCGCTACGCCACGGTGGCCGAGGTGCTCGCCGCCGAACGTGAGATTGCCACCGTGCTGCCCCGTTTCGAGGTGATCGGGGAGAGGCTGGTGCGGATCGACCACTGA
- a CDS encoding DEAD/DEAH box helicase yields MNTDPAVRDAPEDPADSPETSAGPLPDEAPDVEAQPTFADLGIDERVLRALSDVGYEMPSPIQAAAIPPLMEGRHLVGLAQTGTGKTAAFALPVLSRIDLTQRSPQALVLAPTRELALQVAEAFGRYSHHIPGLHVLPIYGGQSYGVQLAGLKRGAHIVVGTPGRVIDHLEKRTLDLSQLKYLVLDEADEMLQMGFQEDVETILATTPEEKQVALFSATMPPQIRRISKKYLTDAAEITVANRTVTSTNTRQRYIFVGHQQKVDALTRVLEVEDFEAMIIFVRTKQATEELAERLRSRGFSAAAINGDLAQQQRERTIGQLKSGQLDILVATDVAARGLDVERITHVVNFDIPHDSESYVHRIGRTGRAGRSGEALLFVTPREKRLLGSIERATRSTIEEMPLPTADDVNSTRVAKFTDSIKANLDNPEVAVFRGLIEEYIAEHDVPAAEVAAALAVMAQAGKAFLLPPDPPPSARRPAREPLRDRGDRNGRPAPRVAGPRRPRGDVPLATYRIAVGRRHRVQPGAIVGAIANEGGLGRSDFGHIDIQADHTLVELPATLSRETVEALTQTRISGKLIQLTKTDGPPPQRARSNFEGRKQFRKSYPGK; encoded by the coding sequence ATGAACACCGATCCCGCCGTCCGCGACGCCCCGGAAGACCCCGCGGACTCCCCCGAAACTTCCGCCGGGCCGCTTCCCGACGAGGCCCCGGACGTCGAGGCCCAGCCCACCTTCGCCGATCTGGGGATCGACGAGCGGGTGCTGCGTGCCCTCAGCGACGTCGGCTACGAAATGCCCTCACCGATCCAGGCCGCGGCCATCCCGCCGCTGATGGAAGGCCGCCACCTGGTCGGCCTGGCCCAGACCGGTACCGGCAAGACCGCCGCGTTCGCCCTGCCCGTGCTGAGCCGCATCGACCTGACCCAGCGCTCCCCCCAGGCCCTGGTGCTGGCCCCGACCCGCGAGCTCGCGCTCCAGGTGGCCGAGGCCTTCGGCCGCTACTCGCACCACATCCCCGGTCTGCACGTGCTGCCGATCTACGGCGGCCAGAGCTACGGGGTGCAGCTGGCCGGCCTCAAGCGCGGCGCGCACATCGTGGTCGGTACGCCCGGACGGGTGATCGATCACCTGGAGAAGCGCACCCTCGACCTGTCCCAGCTGAAGTACCTGGTGCTGGACGAGGCCGACGAGATGCTCCAGATGGGTTTCCAGGAAGACGTGGAGACCATCCTGGCCACCACGCCGGAGGAGAAGCAGGTCGCCCTGTTCTCCGCCACCATGCCCCCGCAGATCCGGCGCATCTCGAAGAAGTACCTCACCGACGCGGCCGAGATCACTGTGGCCAACCGCACGGTGACGTCGACCAACACCCGGCAGCGCTACATCTTCGTGGGTCACCAGCAGAAGGTGGACGCCCTCACCCGGGTGCTCGAGGTCGAGGACTTCGAGGCCATGATCATCTTCGTGCGCACGAAGCAGGCCACCGAGGAACTGGCCGAGCGCCTGCGCTCGCGCGGGTTCTCCGCCGCCGCCATCAACGGCGACCTGGCCCAGCAGCAGCGTGAGCGCACGATCGGCCAGCTCAAGTCCGGCCAGCTCGACATCCTGGTGGCCACCGACGTCGCCGCCCGCGGTCTCGACGTCGAGCGCATCACCCACGTCGTCAACTTCGACATCCCGCACGACAGCGAGTCGTACGTGCACCGGATCGGCCGCACCGGCCGGGCCGGGCGCTCGGGCGAGGCGCTGCTGTTCGTCACCCCGCGCGAGAAGCGGCTCCTCGGGTCGATCGAGCGGGCCACCCGCTCGACGATCGAGGAGATGCCGCTGCCGACGGCCGACGACGTGAACTCGACCCGCGTGGCCAAGTTCACCGACTCGATCAAGGCCAACCTCGACAACCCCGAGGTGGCGGTGTTCCGCGGCCTGATCGAGGAGTACATCGCCGAGCACGACGTGCCCGCCGCCGAGGTGGCCGCCGCGCTGGCCGTGATGGCCCAGGCCGGCAAGGCCTTCCTGCTGCCGCCCGACCCGCCGCCGTCGGCCCGCCGCCCGGCCCGTGAGCCGCTCCGCGACCGGGGCGACCGGAACGGCCGGCCCGCGCCGCGGGTGGCCGGACCCCGCCGTCCCCGCGGTGACGTGCCCCTGGCCACGTACCGGATCGCCGTCGGGCGCCGGCACCGGGTGCAGCCCGGTGCCATCGTCGGGGCGATCGCGAACGAGGGCGGCCTCGGCCGTTCCGACTTCGGGCACATCGACATCCAGGCCGACCACACCCTGGTCGAGCTGCCCGCCACGCTCTCCCGCGAGACCGTGGAGGCACTCACCCAGACCCGGATCTCGGGCAAGCTGATCCAGCTGACCAAGACCGACGGCCCGCCGCCGCAGCGCGCCCGCAGCAACTTCGAGGGCCGCAAGCAGTTCCGGAAGTCGTACCCCGGTAAGTAA